A stretch of Lathyrus oleraceus cultivar Zhongwan6 chromosome 6, CAAS_Psat_ZW6_1.0, whole genome shotgun sequence DNA encodes these proteins:
- the LOC127092533 gene encoding protein NRT1/ PTR FAMILY 4.5 isoform X2 has translation MGDKEVKEELKPIIQWKKQKGGFRASMFIFVLSALDNMGFVANMVSLVLYFYGVMHFDLSSSANTLTNFMGSTFLLSLVGGFISDTYFNRLTTCLLFGSLEVIALVMITVQAALKNLHPEACGESSCVKGGVAVMFYTSLCLYALGMGGVRGSMTAFGADQFDEKEPNEAKSLATFFNWLLLSSTLGSVVGVTGVVWVSTQKAWHWGFFIITLSSSIGFVTLALGKPFYRIKVPGESPILRIIQVIVVAFKNRKLPLPETNEQLYEVYKDVTLEKISHTNQIRFLDKAAILQENSEPQQPWNVCTVTQVEEVKILTRMLPILASTIVMNTCLAQLQTFSVQQGNIMNLKLGSFTVPASSIPVIPLIFLCTLIPIYELFFVPFARKITNHPSGITQLQRVGVGLVLSAISMTIAGIIEVKRRDQGRKDPSKPISLFWLSFQYAIFGIADMFTLVGLLEFFYREAPSTMKSLSTSFTFLSMSLGYFLSTIFVNIINSVTKRITPSKQGWLHGFDFNQNNLNLFYWFLAILSCLNFFNFLYWASWYKYKTEDSNNSEMNSKELGETPLLMVGGGRKHDGKAKESSQTSEANTEGPSSSDETDDGKEKEWKHR, from the exons ATG GGAGACAAAGAGGTAAAAGAAGAACTCAAACCTATCATTCAATGGAAGAAACAGAAAGGTGGATTCAGagcttccatgttcatcttcG TTTTGTCAGCATTGGACAACATGGGTTTTGTTGCAAACATGGTGAGCTTAGTTCTGTACTTTTATGGAGTGATGCATTTTGATCTTTCAAGCTCTGCAAACACTCTCACAAATTTCATGGGCTCAACTTTCTTGCTATCTCTTGTGGGTGGTTTCATCTCAGATACTTACTTCAACAGATTAACCACATGTTTGCTTTTTGGATCACTCGAAGTTATT GCTTTGGTGATGATAACAGTTCAAGCTGCATTGAAGAATTTACACCCAGAAGCATGTGGTGAATCAAGCTGCGTGAAAGGAGGTGTGGCTGTGATGTTTTACACATCATTGTGTTTATATGCTTTGGGTATGGGTGGAGTAAGAGGCTCCATGACTGCATTTGGTGCTGATCAATTTGATGAAAAGGAACCTAATGAAGCAAAATCACTTGCAACTTTTTTCAATTGGCTTTTACTTAGTTCAACTTTAGGTTCAGTTGTTGGTGTTACTGGTGTTGTTTGGGTTAGCACACAAAAAGCTTGGCATTGGGGATTCTTCATCATAACACTTTCTTCTTCCATTGGTTTTGTTACACTTGCTCTTGGTAAACCGTTTTACCGTATCAAAGTTCCCGGCGAAAGTCCAATTTTGAGGATTATTCAG GTTATTGTTGTGGCTTTTAAGAACAGAAAGCTACCCCTGCCAGAGACTAATGAACAACTTTATGAAGTGTATAAAGATGTTACTTTAGAGAAGATTTCACACACAAATCAAATCAG GTTTCTAGATAAAGCAGCAATTCTTCAAGAAAACTCTGAACCTCAACAACCATGGAACGTTTGCACAGTGACACAAGTTGAAGAAGTAAAAATCCTAACAAGAATGTTACCTATATTAGCCAGTACAATTGTAATGAACACATGTTTAGCACAGCTTCAAACATTCTCAGTCCAACAAGGGAACATAATGAACCTTAAACTTGGTTCCTTCACAGTACCTGCTTCATCCATTCCTGTCATCCCGCTTATTTTCCTATGCACATTGATTCCAATTTACGAACTTTTCTTCGTACCATTTGcaagaaaaatcacaaaccacCCTTCAGGTATTACACAGCTTCAGAGAGTTGGTGTTGGACTAGTTCTCTCTGCAATCTCAATGACAATAGCCGGAATCATAGAAGTTAAAAGAAGAGACCAAGGAAGAAAAGACCCTTCAAAACCAATAAGCTTATTTTGGTTATCTTTTCAGTATGCTATATTCGGTATCGCAGACATGTTCACACTCGTAGGACTATTGGAATTCTTCTACAGAGAAGCACCTTCAACCATGAAATCACTTTCAACTTCATTCACATTTTTGTCCATGTCGCTCGGTTACTTCCTGAGTACTATTTTCGTTAACATTATTAATTCCGTTACGAAAAGAATCACGCCGAGTAAACAAGGTTGGTTACATGGTTTTGATTTCAATCAAAACAATCTTAACCTGTTCTATTGGTTCTTAGCAATATTGAGCTGTCTTAATTTCTTTAACTTCCTATATTGGGCCTCTTGGTACAAGTACAAAACTGAAGATAGTAACAATTCAGAGATGAACTCAAAGGAATTAGGTGAAACGCCTCTGTTAATGGTTGGTGGTGGAAGAAAACATGATGGTAAGGCCAAAGAAAGTAGCCAAACGAGTGAAGCCAATACTGAGGGACCCTCTTCTTCTGATGAAACAGATGATGGAAAAGAGAAAGAATGGAAGCATAGATAA
- the LOC127092533 gene encoding protein NRT1/ PTR FAMILY 4.5 isoform X1 produces the protein MLNRMEDKYQRTEPNSGDKEVKEELKPIIQWKKQKGGFRASMFIFVLSALDNMGFVANMVSLVLYFYGVMHFDLSSSANTLTNFMGSTFLLSLVGGFISDTYFNRLTTCLLFGSLEVIALVMITVQAALKNLHPEACGESSCVKGGVAVMFYTSLCLYALGMGGVRGSMTAFGADQFDEKEPNEAKSLATFFNWLLLSSTLGSVVGVTGVVWVSTQKAWHWGFFIITLSSSIGFVTLALGKPFYRIKVPGESPILRIIQVIVVAFKNRKLPLPETNEQLYEVYKDVTLEKISHTNQIRFLDKAAILQENSEPQQPWNVCTVTQVEEVKILTRMLPILASTIVMNTCLAQLQTFSVQQGNIMNLKLGSFTVPASSIPVIPLIFLCTLIPIYELFFVPFARKITNHPSGITQLQRVGVGLVLSAISMTIAGIIEVKRRDQGRKDPSKPISLFWLSFQYAIFGIADMFTLVGLLEFFYREAPSTMKSLSTSFTFLSMSLGYFLSTIFVNIINSVTKRITPSKQGWLHGFDFNQNNLNLFYWFLAILSCLNFFNFLYWASWYKYKTEDSNNSEMNSKELGETPLLMVGGGRKHDGKAKESSQTSEANTEGPSSSDETDDGKEKEWKHR, from the exons ATGTTAAATAGAATGGAAGACAAATACCAAAGAACAGAACCAAACAGT GGAGACAAAGAGGTAAAAGAAGAACTCAAACCTATCATTCAATGGAAGAAACAGAAAGGTGGATTCAGagcttccatgttcatcttcG TTTTGTCAGCATTGGACAACATGGGTTTTGTTGCAAACATGGTGAGCTTAGTTCTGTACTTTTATGGAGTGATGCATTTTGATCTTTCAAGCTCTGCAAACACTCTCACAAATTTCATGGGCTCAACTTTCTTGCTATCTCTTGTGGGTGGTTTCATCTCAGATACTTACTTCAACAGATTAACCACATGTTTGCTTTTTGGATCACTCGAAGTTATT GCTTTGGTGATGATAACAGTTCAAGCTGCATTGAAGAATTTACACCCAGAAGCATGTGGTGAATCAAGCTGCGTGAAAGGAGGTGTGGCTGTGATGTTTTACACATCATTGTGTTTATATGCTTTGGGTATGGGTGGAGTAAGAGGCTCCATGACTGCATTTGGTGCTGATCAATTTGATGAAAAGGAACCTAATGAAGCAAAATCACTTGCAACTTTTTTCAATTGGCTTTTACTTAGTTCAACTTTAGGTTCAGTTGTTGGTGTTACTGGTGTTGTTTGGGTTAGCACACAAAAAGCTTGGCATTGGGGATTCTTCATCATAACACTTTCTTCTTCCATTGGTTTTGTTACACTTGCTCTTGGTAAACCGTTTTACCGTATCAAAGTTCCCGGCGAAAGTCCAATTTTGAGGATTATTCAG GTTATTGTTGTGGCTTTTAAGAACAGAAAGCTACCCCTGCCAGAGACTAATGAACAACTTTATGAAGTGTATAAAGATGTTACTTTAGAGAAGATTTCACACACAAATCAAATCAG GTTTCTAGATAAAGCAGCAATTCTTCAAGAAAACTCTGAACCTCAACAACCATGGAACGTTTGCACAGTGACACAAGTTGAAGAAGTAAAAATCCTAACAAGAATGTTACCTATATTAGCCAGTACAATTGTAATGAACACATGTTTAGCACAGCTTCAAACATTCTCAGTCCAACAAGGGAACATAATGAACCTTAAACTTGGTTCCTTCACAGTACCTGCTTCATCCATTCCTGTCATCCCGCTTATTTTCCTATGCACATTGATTCCAATTTACGAACTTTTCTTCGTACCATTTGcaagaaaaatcacaaaccacCCTTCAGGTATTACACAGCTTCAGAGAGTTGGTGTTGGACTAGTTCTCTCTGCAATCTCAATGACAATAGCCGGAATCATAGAAGTTAAAAGAAGAGACCAAGGAAGAAAAGACCCTTCAAAACCAATAAGCTTATTTTGGTTATCTTTTCAGTATGCTATATTCGGTATCGCAGACATGTTCACACTCGTAGGACTATTGGAATTCTTCTACAGAGAAGCACCTTCAACCATGAAATCACTTTCAACTTCATTCACATTTTTGTCCATGTCGCTCGGTTACTTCCTGAGTACTATTTTCGTTAACATTATTAATTCCGTTACGAAAAGAATCACGCCGAGTAAACAAGGTTGGTTACATGGTTTTGATTTCAATCAAAACAATCTTAACCTGTTCTATTGGTTCTTAGCAATATTGAGCTGTCTTAATTTCTTTAACTTCCTATATTGGGCCTCTTGGTACAAGTACAAAACTGAAGATAGTAACAATTCAGAGATGAACTCAAAGGAATTAGGTGAAACGCCTCTGTTAATGGTTGGTGGTGGAAGAAAACATGATGGTAAGGCCAAAGAAAGTAGCCAAACGAGTGAAGCCAATACTGAGGGACCCTCTTCTTCTGATGAAACAGATGATGGAAAAGAGAAAGAATGGAAGCATAGATAA